In Mycetocola zhujimingii, one DNA window encodes the following:
- a CDS encoding alpha/beta fold hydrolase, with product MITDATTPVRKRNNVSVTGNPAGRPIVFAHGFGCSSEMWSQVAPQFEDDYLVVRFDHVGAGASDLSAYDAGKYDSLHGYADDVLEILEDLDLTDVVFVGHSVSAMIGVLATTQDAGRFGALVLVGPSPRYVNTENYTGGFEQEDIDSLLDALDANYLGWSAAMAPLIMGHSSRPELGESLTESFCRTDPTIAGHFARVTFLSDNRHDLPNVTTPTLVLQCQEDIIAPLPVGQYVHRSIPGSTLVVLEATGHCPNLSAPDELTTQIKAYLR from the coding sequence ATGATTACAGACGCAACGACACCCGTCCGCAAACGAAACAACGTTTCGGTGACGGGAAACCCCGCCGGTCGGCCCATTGTTTTTGCACACGGCTTCGGGTGCAGCTCCGAAATGTGGAGCCAGGTAGCGCCGCAGTTCGAAGACGACTACCTCGTCGTCCGGTTCGACCATGTCGGCGCCGGAGCGAGCGACCTCTCGGCGTACGACGCGGGTAAGTACGACTCCCTGCACGGGTACGCCGACGATGTTCTCGAGATTCTTGAGGACCTCGACCTGACGGATGTCGTGTTCGTCGGTCACTCGGTGAGCGCAATGATCGGTGTTCTCGCGACGACGCAGGACGCCGGGCGCTTCGGAGCACTCGTCCTCGTCGGCCCGTCGCCGCGTTACGTCAACACCGAAAACTACACGGGCGGTTTCGAACAGGAAGACATCGACTCCCTGCTCGACGCGCTCGATGCCAACTACCTGGGCTGGTCGGCGGCGATGGCACCGCTCATCATGGGCCACAGTTCACGTCCCGAGTTGGGCGAATCTCTCACCGAGAGCTTCTGCCGCACCGATCCCACGATCGCCGGACACTTTGCACGGGTGACTTTTCTCTCCGACAACCGGCACGACCTGCCGAACGTCACCACGCCGACCCTGGTGTTGCAGTGCCAGGAGGACATCATCGCTCCGCTCCCGGTCGGACAGTACGTACACAGGTCGATCCCCGGAAGCACGCTCGTCGTACTCGAGGCGACAGGGCACTGCCCCAACCTCTCCGCCCCCGACGAGCTGACCACCCAGATCAAGGCATACCTGCGGTGA
- a CDS encoding ABC transporter substrate-binding protein codes for MTSRRARSALVSGLALIMGTTLLLTGCASGSGAGDTSTTGEPVEGGTLALSISAEPGCLDAHSISATQHQLLGRIIYDNLVTLDADGNIAPYLAESWEISDDGKTYTFHLQEGVTFSDGSPWNAEVLGQNLEHMRDPATKSPLAAAYIAPYVDGTVVDEYTFEAHLAYAYTPFLYGLAQSWLAMTSGTAITESPETLCQNPIGSGPFVVEDYQVGQSISYVKREGYNWGPEWLDYDGEAHLDGIEITVVPEAVIRYETLVSGQYDITENLPPQNAEAIQANDQFVYENLVRAGSPNVLHFNLSRAPFDDIRVREAFVAAVDREAVTDSVGFNTFNVKDNYLSSETPYYDESTEGVLTYDPDRANDLLDEAGWATRDSDGYRTKDGKRLTVVVPTVESATPSALLVQLQGEVKKVGIELQVNQYPLAQLTEIRYAGDYDGIAGVWHTNTPDALFIRYNSSEITGERIGQNAAYLSDPELDELLTATRQAPDGDEAREAYSLVQHRLLELVPGLPLYENHSQWAYSKSALKGITTDTSHPVPVFTTAWLEQ; via the coding sequence ATGACTTCACGACGCGCACGGTCCGCCCTCGTTTCAGGCCTCGCACTCATCATGGGCACGACGCTGCTGCTCACGGGCTGCGCATCGGGCTCCGGTGCCGGCGACACCTCGACCACCGGCGAACCGGTCGAGGGCGGCACCCTCGCACTGTCCATCTCGGCCGAACCCGGCTGCCTCGACGCCCACTCGATCTCAGCGACTCAGCACCAGCTGCTCGGGCGCATCATCTACGACAACCTCGTCACGCTCGACGCCGACGGCAACATCGCGCCGTATCTCGCGGAGAGCTGGGAGATCTCGGACGACGGAAAGACGTACACCTTCCACCTCCAGGAGGGTGTGACGTTCAGCGACGGCTCACCGTGGAACGCCGAGGTGCTCGGGCAGAACCTCGAGCACATGAGGGACCCAGCCACGAAGTCGCCGCTCGCCGCCGCGTACATCGCGCCGTACGTCGACGGCACCGTCGTCGACGAGTACACCTTCGAGGCACACCTCGCCTACGCGTACACCCCGTTCCTCTACGGGCTGGCCCAGTCCTGGCTGGCCATGACCTCGGGCACGGCGATCACCGAGTCTCCCGAGACGCTGTGCCAGAACCCGATCGGTTCGGGGCCGTTCGTGGTCGAGGACTACCAAGTGGGACAGAGCATCAGCTACGTCAAGCGTGAGGGCTACAACTGGGGCCCCGAGTGGCTCGATTACGACGGAGAGGCGCACCTCGACGGCATCGAGATCACCGTGGTGCCCGAGGCGGTCATCCGCTACGAGACGCTCGTCTCCGGCCAGTACGACATCACCGAGAACCTCCCGCCGCAGAACGCGGAGGCCATCCAGGCCAACGACCAGTTCGTGTACGAGAACCTCGTGCGGGCCGGCAGCCCCAACGTGCTGCACTTCAACCTCTCGCGGGCGCCGTTCGACGACATCCGCGTTCGTGAAGCGTTTGTCGCCGCTGTCGACCGCGAAGCCGTCACCGACAGCGTCGGCTTCAACACGTTCAACGTCAAGGACAACTACCTCTCGTCCGAGACGCCGTACTACGACGAGTCGACCGAGGGCGTACTCACCTACGACCCTGACAGGGCCAACGACCTCCTCGACGAGGCGGGCTGGGCGACGCGCGACAGCGACGGCTACCGCACGAAGGACGGCAAGCGACTCACCGTCGTTGTGCCGACCGTGGAGAGCGCGACACCGAGTGCCCTCCTGGTGCAGCTCCAGGGCGAGGTCAAGAAGGTGGGCATCGAACTGCAGGTCAACCAGTATCCGCTCGCGCAGCTCACCGAGATCCGATACGCCGGGGACTACGACGGCATCGCCGGAGTGTGGCACACGAACACGCCTGACGCCCTGTTCATCCGTTACAACTCCAGCGAAATCACCGGCGAACGGATCGGCCAGAACGCGGCATACCTGTCGGACCCTGAGCTCGATGAACTGCTCACCGCCACCCGCCAGGCTCCCGATGGCGATGAGGCGCGCGAGGCCTACTCGCTCGTGCAGCACCGCCTGCTCGAGCTGGTTCCCGGCCTGCCGCTCTACGAGAACCACAGCCAGTGGGCGTACTCGAAGAGCGCGCTGAAGGGCATCACGACAGACACCTCACACCCGGTGCCCGTCTTCACGACAGCCTGGCTCGAGCAATGA
- a CDS encoding EAL domain-containing protein, with translation MTLEDDLQGSVARHEIEAYFQPQIDVATGEITAVEALARWRHPVQGLIPPVDFIPIAERTGIIHEIGAFMLEEGVRHAARWRRDGLSIHVSVNVSAVQLATPDVFEQLHALLGEHQLPNGTLTIEITESQVITDLADVATRLHRLRAIGLGVSLDDFGTGHSSLAQIRDLPITELKIDKSLIQENTSNGALIAVAVALLQERGVQVVAEGVETAEHLDLVQRIHCDRAQGYLFGRPVPVDELDPVLAGAQ, from the coding sequence ATGACCCTCGAAGACGACCTCCAGGGTTCTGTCGCGAGGCACGAGATCGAGGCGTATTTCCAGCCACAGATCGACGTCGCAACCGGTGAGATCACCGCGGTCGAAGCGCTGGCACGGTGGCGGCATCCGGTGCAGGGGCTCATCCCGCCGGTTGACTTCATCCCCATTGCCGAGCGCACCGGCATCATCCACGAGATCGGTGCCTTCATGCTGGAGGAGGGAGTCCGTCACGCCGCCAGGTGGCGACGAGACGGACTCTCAATCCACGTCTCGGTGAACGTCTCCGCTGTGCAGCTCGCGACGCCCGACGTTTTCGAGCAGTTGCACGCACTCCTTGGTGAGCACCAACTGCCTAACGGCACACTCACCATCGAGATCACCGAATCGCAGGTGATCACGGATCTCGCCGATGTCGCCACCCGGCTCCACCGCCTGCGCGCGATCGGTCTCGGCGTCTCGCTCGATGACTTCGGGACCGGGCATTCATCGCTCGCCCAAATCAGGGACCTGCCGATCACCGAACTCAAGATCGACAAGTCACTGATCCAGGAAAACACGAGCAACGGGGCACTGATCGCCGTTGCAGTGGCGCTGCTCCAGGAGCGTGGTGTGCAGGTGGTTGCCGAGGGCGTCGAGACGGCGGAACACCTCGACCTCGTGCAGCGCATTCACTGTGACCGGGCGCAGGGCTACCTCTTCGGTCGCCCCGTGCCCGTCGACGAACTGGACCCGGTCCTGGCCGGTGCGCAGTGA
- a CDS encoding HNH endonuclease family protein — protein MGQRSTPRASTLVGALVALTAAIALVVSILNPQDAPPATLPSTSQTPIPGEPTDEGTASGTGGTGPMASVPIVGTASETLAALPTKGRAPKTGYDRTDSFGRAWIDVDGNGCDTRNDILARDLTEILLEGDCRVMAGSLDNIYGGIDVEFTRGQDTSTAVQVDHVVALMNAWETGAQQLSQAQREALANDPLNLQATDASSNGQKQAGDAATWLPPAHSYRCEYVARQVSVKAVYQLWVTAAERAAIEGVLATCPGQPAYGSTLVPVAR, from the coding sequence ATGGGGCAACGCTCGACGCCCCGCGCGTCCACCCTGGTCGGAGCGCTCGTCGCTCTCACCGCCGCCATCGCGCTGGTGGTATCGATACTCAACCCGCAGGATGCGCCGCCAGCGACCCTGCCATCCACGTCGCAGACACCAATACCGGGTGAGCCGACCGACGAAGGCACGGCAAGCGGTACCGGCGGCACCGGCCCCATGGCATCCGTCCCGATCGTGGGAACAGCGAGCGAGACACTGGCCGCACTCCCGACCAAGGGTCGCGCGCCGAAGACCGGATACGACCGCACCGACTCCTTCGGCAGGGCGTGGATCGACGTCGACGGTAACGGTTGCGACACCCGCAACGATATCCTCGCCCGCGATCTCACCGAGATTCTCCTCGAGGGTGACTGCCGGGTGATGGCGGGCTCGCTCGACAACATCTACGGCGGCATCGACGTCGAGTTCACCCGTGGGCAGGACACCTCCACCGCTGTGCAGGTCGACCACGTCGTTGCACTCATGAACGCGTGGGAGACCGGTGCCCAGCAGCTCAGCCAGGCTCAGCGCGAGGCGCTCGCCAACGATCCGCTCAACCTGCAGGCGACGGATGCCTCCTCCAACGGACAGAAGCAGGCGGGCGACGCGGCAACCTGGCTCCCGCCCGCACACAGCTATCGCTGTGAATATGTGGCGCGGCAGGTGTCGGTGAAGGCCGTCTACCAGCTGTGGGTGACCGCTGCCGAGCGCGCCGCGATCGAAGGCGTGCTCGCGACCTGCCCTGGCCAGCCCGCCTACGGTTCGACGCTGGTGCCGGTGGCGCGATAG
- a CDS encoding ABC transporter permease, whose amino-acid sequence MTILRRISTRLLLGVFVLWGAATLTFLALYITPGDTALIILGGADARPSAEALAQVRADYLLDQPFLVQYLHYFTHLLQGDLGESYRLRMPVTDAIGQQVGPTAVLAGTAAVLALVLTVAIAVLTAQRTPWLRSIISGIEVVLAATPSFIIGFGLLIVFSFTLRLVPAGGGDGLVPLILPAFTLALSLVGSLSQVLRNELEDVLEQPFILTARARGMRDTPVRIIHALRHAVLPTITMSGFVVATLLGGSVIVETLFSRQGVGGLMLSSVYNKDLPVVMGIVLISAAVYVVVNLVVDILYTLVDPRVVTS is encoded by the coding sequence ATGACCATCCTCCGCCGCATCTCGACGCGCCTTCTCCTCGGCGTCTTCGTACTCTGGGGAGCTGCAACGCTCACGTTCCTCGCGCTGTACATCACCCCCGGCGACACGGCCCTGATCATCCTCGGCGGAGCGGACGCTCGTCCCTCCGCCGAGGCCCTCGCCCAGGTTCGCGCCGACTACCTCCTCGACCAGCCTTTCCTGGTGCAGTACCTGCACTACTTCACCCACCTCCTGCAGGGCGACCTCGGTGAGTCCTACCGGCTGAGAATGCCGGTAACGGATGCCATCGGCCAGCAGGTCGGCCCAACCGCCGTCCTGGCCGGAACCGCCGCCGTCCTCGCTCTCGTCCTGACCGTCGCGATCGCGGTGCTCACCGCCCAGCGCACCCCGTGGTTGCGGTCGATCATCTCGGGCATCGAGGTCGTGCTCGCCGCGACCCCGAGCTTCATCATCGGCTTCGGACTGCTCATCGTGTTCTCGTTCACGCTGCGGCTCGTTCCTGCCGGTGGCGGCGACGGACTGGTTCCGCTCATCCTGCCCGCGTTCACCCTCGCGTTGTCGCTCGTCGGTTCGCTCTCGCAGGTGCTGCGCAACGAACTCGAGGACGTGCTCGAACAGCCGTTCATCCTCACGGCCCGAGCGCGCGGGATGCGGGACACCCCGGTGCGGATCATCCATGCCCTCCGGCACGCCGTCCTCCCCACCATCACGATGTCCGGCTTCGTCGTCGCGACCCTCCTCGGCGGGTCGGTGATCGTGGAGACGCTGTTCTCCCGGCAGGGGGTCGGCGGGCTCATGCTCAGCTCGGTCTACAACAAGGACCTTCCGGTGGTCATGGGGATCGTCCTGATCTCCGCCGCCGTCTACGTCGTCGTCAACCTCGTCGTCGACATTCTGTACACGCTCGTCGATCCGAGAGTAGTCACATCGTGA
- a CDS encoding metallophosphoesterase, protein MSGSPQRVTNRVGAAFGALALIGAATFAWGSLVERKRFTLREETVPVLPRGAAPVTVLHLSDLHMAPWQRDKQAWVRELAKLNPDLIVDTGDNLGHEDGIPGIERAFADFGGIRGLYVNGSNDYYGPMRKSWLKYFKGPSSNGSAPQKPQRNLDTARLESFFTDALGWQSLNNAVGTVTLKGTTFNVFGVDDPHIGADRLDLLTGLLDAQNDDESFDGTGTDPDSVVHIGVAHAPYQRVLNSFVNHGADLILAGHTHGGQVCLPRFGALVTNCDIPREQVKGLSLWRHAFRSAFLHVSAGLGTSIYAPVRFACPPEATLLTLVARD, encoded by the coding sequence TTGAGCGGGTCACCGCAGCGCGTGACCAACAGGGTCGGGGCAGCCTTCGGCGCCCTGGCCCTGATTGGTGCCGCTACATTCGCGTGGGGCTCACTCGTCGAACGGAAACGGTTCACGCTCCGTGAGGAGACCGTTCCCGTCTTGCCGAGGGGCGCAGCACCCGTCACCGTCCTCCACCTCTCCGACCTGCACATGGCGCCCTGGCAGCGCGACAAGCAGGCCTGGGTGCGCGAGCTCGCGAAGCTCAACCCCGACCTGATCGTTGACACCGGCGACAACCTCGGCCACGAAGACGGCATCCCCGGCATCGAGCGCGCCTTCGCCGACTTCGGCGGCATCCGCGGGCTCTACGTCAACGGATCCAACGACTACTACGGCCCGATGCGGAAGAGCTGGCTCAAGTACTTCAAGGGGCCGTCGTCGAACGGATCTGCTCCCCAGAAGCCGCAACGCAACCTAGATACCGCCCGCCTCGAGTCATTCTTCACGGATGCCCTCGGCTGGCAGTCCCTGAACAACGCCGTTGGTACCGTCACTCTCAAGGGCACCACTTTCAACGTCTTCGGCGTCGACGACCCGCACATCGGCGCCGACCGCCTCGACCTGCTCACTGGCCTGCTCGACGCGCAGAACGATGACGAGTCCTTCGACGGCACTGGCACCGACCCTGACAGCGTTGTGCACATCGGGGTGGCCCACGCGCCATACCAGCGGGTGCTCAACTCGTTCGTGAACCACGGCGCTGACCTCATTCTCGCCGGGCACACCCACGGAGGCCAGGTCTGCCTTCCGCGGTTCGGTGCGCTCGTCACCAACTGCGACATTCCACGCGAACAGGTCAAGGGCCTGAGCCTGTGGCGTCACGCCTTCCGTTCCGCGTTCCTGCACGTGAGCGCGGGCCTCGGCACCTCGATTTACGCGCCGGTACGGTTCGCCTGCCCCCCGGAGGCGACTCTGCTCACCCTCGTCGCCCGCGACTAG
- a CDS encoding diguanylate cyclase — protein sequence MTITGDDAPNQALTASQLDFEELFEHAPCGYLVTDADGTITAANTTFLRMVGLTPADVTGRSFQSLLTVGSRLFHETRYLPVLRLRGRVDEIALSLLCADGSTLPTLVNGVQADESGEVRIAVFDSTERRDYERELLTARRAAEASEAWIRVLQSASSAFTIAETEEALAEALAESAREAFTATHTAVLFADQSGTLSVAAGTHPLRHLMHVPGMPEQRAMELGRVVTVSTSEEEDLRSEETASVLRSARLETVSAVPLMEAGRPIGAVVCFFGRRRDIDDEAVELFTTLARQAAHVLGRIRLQAQLARMALCDQLTGLGNRKVLQVRLTQALATATRSGRPLAVVFLDLDGFKVVNDNCGHAIGDEVLRQIGERLKTSVRTNDTIARYGGDEFVIVCEDTDADAVGHVTDRIRAAVKEPLIDVPDEFPVSASVGVALLAPDAQSEVTTDGILKLADAAMYQSKNAGKDRVTVVTV from the coding sequence GTGACCATCACCGGCGATGATGCGCCCAACCAGGCGTTGACCGCGAGCCAGCTCGACTTCGAGGAACTCTTCGAACACGCGCCGTGCGGGTACCTCGTCACTGACGCCGATGGAACGATCACAGCGGCGAACACCACCTTCCTTCGCATGGTGGGACTCACGCCCGCCGACGTCACCGGGCGCTCCTTTCAATCACTCCTCACCGTCGGCAGCCGACTCTTCCACGAGACGCGGTACCTCCCCGTGCTGCGGTTGCGGGGGCGGGTCGACGAGATCGCACTCTCCCTGTTGTGTGCAGACGGGTCGACGCTGCCCACTCTCGTCAACGGAGTCCAGGCCGACGAGTCCGGCGAGGTCCGGATCGCGGTTTTCGACTCGACCGAGCGTCGCGACTACGAGCGCGAACTCCTTACTGCCCGGCGCGCCGCAGAAGCCTCCGAGGCGTGGATCCGGGTGCTCCAGTCGGCGTCGAGCGCGTTCACGATCGCCGAAACCGAGGAGGCACTCGCCGAGGCACTCGCCGAGAGCGCGCGCGAGGCATTCACCGCGACCCACACGGCAGTTCTCTTCGCCGACCAGTCCGGGACCCTTTCCGTTGCAGCAGGCACCCACCCGCTCCGGCATCTGATGCATGTTCCCGGCATGCCAGAGCAGCGTGCGATGGAACTCGGCAGGGTCGTCACCGTGTCGACCTCCGAGGAGGAAGACCTTCGGTCGGAAGAGACGGCATCCGTTCTGCGTTCCGCCCGTCTCGAAACGGTGAGCGCTGTTCCGCTCATGGAGGCTGGACGTCCGATCGGCGCGGTCGTCTGCTTCTTCGGGCGGCGACGGGATATCGACGACGAGGCCGTCGAACTCTTCACAACGCTCGCGAGGCAGGCGGCGCACGTTCTGGGCCGCATCCGTTTGCAGGCGCAGCTGGCGAGGATGGCGTTGTGCGATCAGCTCACCGGCCTCGGGAACCGCAAGGTGCTGCAGGTCAGGCTGACGCAGGCACTCGCGACAGCGACCAGGAGCGGACGTCCCCTCGCCGTCGTTTTCCTTGATCTCGACGGGTTCAAAGTTGTCAACGACAATTGCGGCCACGCCATCGGCGACGAGGTTCTGCGGCAGATCGGCGAGCGCCTTAAAACCTCAGTCCGAACCAACGACACCATCGCCAGGTACGGCGGCGACGAGTTCGTGATCGTCTGCGAAGACACAGACGCGGATGCCGTCGGCCACGTCACCGACAGGATCCGCGCCGCGGTGAAAGAACCGCTCATCGACGTTCCCGACGAGTTCCCGGTGTCTGCTTCCGTCGGCGTCGCGCTCCTCGCACCTGACGCTCAATCGGAGGTCACGACAGACGGCATCCTGAAACTGGCGGACGCCGCGATGTACCAGTCGAAGAACGCGGGCAAGGACCGGGTGACCGTCGTCACTGTGTGA
- a CDS encoding EamA family transporter produces the protein MTSTAPHPASQGATLGVALVLGGLLCQEIGASFAVLLFPVVDPVGMVALRLVFAALLLLIVARPALGGYSRADWITVGGFGLILAAMNVLFYLALERLPLGAAVTIEVLGPLVLSVIVSRRASSWLWAVLAVAGVGLLGWGGVDELDPIGVLFAAGAGSCWMAYILLSARTGARFPKLDGLAIAMTIGALVTLPFGIATAGAVLFEPGILALGAAVAVLSSAIPYALELFALRRLAASAFSILMSLAPATAAVVGVIVLHQHLTVLGWVAIGLVILASVGAVRSAATRSRRLTGLGEPVA, from the coding sequence ATGACCTCGACAGCACCGCACCCCGCATCGCAGGGCGCGACTCTCGGTGTCGCTCTCGTTCTCGGCGGCCTGCTCTGCCAGGAAATCGGTGCGTCGTTTGCTGTGCTCCTGTTTCCTGTCGTCGATCCGGTAGGCATGGTGGCCCTGCGCCTCGTCTTCGCCGCCCTGCTGCTCCTGATCGTCGCCCGGCCGGCGCTCGGCGGATACTCGCGGGCTGACTGGATCACCGTCGGCGGCTTCGGCCTCATTCTCGCCGCGATGAATGTCCTGTTCTACCTCGCGCTCGAGAGACTCCCCCTTGGCGCGGCGGTCACCATCGAGGTGCTCGGTCCGCTGGTCCTCTCGGTAATCGTGAGCCGCCGGGCATCGAGCTGGCTCTGGGCGGTTCTCGCGGTCGCCGGTGTTGGCCTGCTCGGCTGGGGCGGAGTCGACGAACTCGATCCCATCGGCGTGCTCTTCGCCGCCGGTGCCGGCTCCTGCTGGATGGCGTACATCCTGCTCTCGGCGCGAACGGGCGCACGGTTCCCAAAGCTCGACGGACTCGCCATTGCCATGACCATCGGCGCGCTGGTGACCCTGCCATTCGGCATCGCGACTGCCGGAGCCGTGCTCTTCGAACCGGGCATCCTCGCCCTCGGGGCAGCCGTTGCCGTCCTGTCGTCCGCTATCCCCTACGCCCTCGAACTGTTCGCCCTTCGGCGTCTCGCCGCGTCGGCATTTTCCATCCTGATGAGCCTCGCACCCGCGACAGCGGCGGTCGTCGGAGTGATCGTGCTCCACCAGCACCTCACGGTTCTCGGCTGGGTCGCCATCGGCCTCGTCATCCTCGCCAGCGTTGGAGCCGTGAGATCCGCTGCCACTCGGTCCAGGCGCCTGACCGGCCTCGGCGAACCGGTCGCGTGA
- a CDS encoding ABC transporter permease — protein MTVDISHQTPRATIDDGLVVPTLAPAPVNPVRRARRRKFRPGLTLAVLFLVWVTVAALAPQLLTSVDPLEVSPADSFTPPGPGHIFGTDESGADVYSRVVHGAGTSLLIGLAATAIGVVFGTIIGLFAGLSNRFVESAVMRFLDVTLAVPELLLALVVIALIGGGTLNAILAIGAAGIAYYARLVRAQTHIVRQSAYVEAATTLGFSRLRVVLTHVLPNAIKPVLVLATIGVGGAIGAGASLSFLGLGTPPPAPEWGAMLSVGRNFISNAPWLILVPSAFLVATVLAITAVGRDLRRRSEGRVAR, from the coding sequence GTGACCGTTGACATTTCGCACCAGACACCCCGCGCCACCATCGACGACGGGCTCGTCGTCCCCACGCTCGCACCGGCACCGGTCAATCCGGTTCGGCGTGCACGGCGGCGGAAGTTCCGCCCCGGCCTCACGCTCGCCGTGCTCTTTCTCGTCTGGGTGACGGTCGCCGCCCTCGCGCCGCAGCTACTGACATCCGTCGACCCCCTCGAGGTTTCTCCGGCAGACAGCTTCACTCCCCCTGGACCCGGCCACATCTTCGGAACCGACGAATCGGGGGCGGATGTCTACAGCCGCGTCGTTCACGGAGCGGGCACGTCGCTGCTGATCGGGCTCGCGGCAACGGCGATCGGCGTGGTGTTCGGCACCATCATCGGCCTGTTCGCCGGGCTCAGCAACCGGTTCGTGGAGAGCGCCGTCATGCGGTTCCTCGACGTGACGCTCGCCGTTCCCGAGCTGCTTCTCGCGCTCGTCGTGATCGCGCTCATCGGCGGGGGGACCCTCAACGCCATTCTCGCGATCGGAGCCGCCGGCATCGCGTACTACGCCAGGCTCGTGCGTGCGCAAACGCACATCGTGCGACAGTCGGCGTACGTCGAGGCTGCCACGACCCTCGGTTTTTCGCGGCTGCGGGTGGTTCTCACCCACGTGCTGCCGAACGCCATCAAGCCGGTTCTCGTGCTCGCCACGATCGGTGTCGGCGGGGCCATCGGTGCCGGCGCCTCGCTGAGTTTCCTCGGCCTCGGCACGCCGCCACCCGCTCCCGAGTGGGGCGCGATGCTCTCGGTCGGTCGCAACTTCATCTCCAACGCGCCCTGGCTGATCCTCGTACCGTCGGCGTTCCTCGTCGCGACGGTGCTCGCCATCACCGCGGTGGGCCGCGACCTCCGCCGCCGTTCCGAAGGGCGGGTGGCCCGGTGA
- a CDS encoding alpha/beta hydrolase, with protein sequence MGGSLLTDTELREIEQANESGRPPIVFVHGLWLLSSSWDRWRTLFEDAGYATLAPIWPDDPATVVAARQDPAVFAHKMVGQVTEHFLDAIGHLTAKPAIIGHSFGGLIAQSLAGTGEAAVTVAVSPAPFRGVLSLPLSSLKAAAPVLSNPVNATRAVSLTYEQFAYGWTNALDDEEGRALYDEFHVAAAGIPLFETATANINPFSKIIVDTRNPDRGPLLIISGEQDHMIPWAIAQAGFKQQEHNPGHTEIIEMPHRGHSLTIDHGWRDVAEVALSFVREHR encoded by the coding sequence ATGGGAGGCAGTCTCCTTACCGACACCGAGTTGCGTGAGATCGAACAAGCGAATGAGTCAGGACGCCCGCCGATTGTGTTTGTGCACGGTCTCTGGCTGCTGTCGTCGAGCTGGGACCGGTGGCGGACGCTGTTCGAAGATGCCGGGTATGCCACACTCGCACCGATCTGGCCCGACGACCCCGCCACGGTCGTTGCGGCGCGGCAGGACCCCGCCGTGTTCGCACACAAGATGGTCGGACAGGTCACCGAGCACTTTCTGGATGCCATCGGTCACCTGACCGCGAAACCCGCCATCATCGGTCACTCGTTCGGTGGCCTGATCGCCCAGAGCCTCGCCGGCACCGGTGAGGCGGCCGTGACCGTCGCGGTTTCGCCCGCTCCGTTCCGGGGCGTCCTGTCGCTGCCGCTGTCGTCGCTCAAGGCCGCAGCGCCGGTGCTCAGCAACCCGGTCAACGCCACGCGCGCGGTCTCGCTCACCTACGAGCAATTCGCCTACGGCTGGACGAACGCCCTCGACGACGAGGAGGGGCGGGCGCTGTACGACGAATTCCACGTCGCTGCGGCCGGCATCCCGCTGTTTGAAACGGCAACGGCGAATATCAACCCGTTCAGCAAGATCATCGTCGATACCCGGAACCCCGACCGCGGCCCGCTGCTGATCATCTCGGGGGAGCAGGACCACATGATCCCCTGGGCCATCGCGCAGGCCGGGTTCAAGCAGCAGGAACACAACCCGGGGCACACGGAGATCATCGAGATGCCGCACCGTGGTCACTCGCTCACGATCGACCACGGCTGGCGGGACGTCGCCGAGGTCGCGCTGTCGTTCGTCAGGGAGCACAGGTAG